A genomic segment from Peromyscus maniculatus bairdii isolate BWxNUB_F1_BW_parent chromosome 11, HU_Pman_BW_mat_3.1, whole genome shotgun sequence encodes:
- the Mpz gene encoding LOW QUALITY PROTEIN: myelin protein P0 (The sequence of the model RefSeq protein was modified relative to this genomic sequence to represent the inferred CDS: substituted 1 base at 1 genomic stop codon) has translation MAPGAPSSSPSPILAALLFSSLVLSPALAIVVYTDREVYGAVGSQVTLHCSFWSSEWVSDDISFTWRYQPEGGRDAISIFHYAKGQPYIDEVGTFKERIQWVGDPRWKDGSIVIHNLDYSDNGTFTCDVKNPPDIVGKTSQVTLYVFEKVPTRYGVVLGAVIGGILGVVLLLLLLFYLVRYCWLRRQAALQRRLSAMEKGKFHKSSKDSSKRGRQTPVLYAMLDHSRSTKAASEKKSKGLGDSRKDKKXRLAGRAGGRGSATESTKGSQVVVIEMELRKDEQSSELRPAVKSPSRTSLKNALKNMMGLDSDK, from the exons ATGGCTCCTGGGGCTCCCTCATCCAGCCCCAGCCCTATCCTGGCTGCCCTGCTCTTCTCTTCTTTGG TGCTGTCCCCGGCCCTGGCCATTGTGGTTTACACGGACAGGGAAGTCTATGGTGCTGTGGGCTCCCAGGTGACCCTGCACTGCTCCTTCTGGTCCAGCGAATGGGTCTCAGATGACATCTCTTTTACCTGGCGCTACCAGCCTGAAGGGGGGCGAGATGCCATTTCG ATCTTCCACTATGCCAAAGGACAACCTTACATCGACGAAGTGGGGACCTTCAAAGAGCGCATCCAGTGGGTCGGGGACCCTCGATGGAAGGATGGCTCCATTGTCATCCACAACCTTGACTACAGCGACAACGGCACTTTCACTTGTGATGTCAAAAACCCACCAGACATAGTGGGCAAGACTTCTCAGGTCACACTCTATGTCTTTGAAAAAG TGCCTACTAGGTACGGGGTGGTGTTGGGAGCCGTGATCGGGGGCATCCTCGGGGTggtgctgttgctgctgctgctcttctacCTGGTTCGATACTGCTGGCTGCGCAGGCAGGCggccctgcagaggaggctcag TGCCATGGAGAAGGGGAAATTTCACAAGTCTTCTAAGGACTCCTCGAAGCGCGGGCGGCAG ACGCCCGTGCTGTATGCCATGCTGGATCACAGCAGAAGCACCAAAGCCGCCAGTGAGAAGAAGTCTAAAGGGCTGGGGGATTCTCGCAAGGATAAGAAATAGCGGTTAGCGGGCCGGGCGGGGGGTCGGGGGTCTGCGACGGAGTCCACCAAAGGCTCTCAGGTGGTGGTCATCGAGATGGAGCTTCGAAAAGATGAGCAGAGCTCGGAGCTCCGCCCTGCAGTCAAGTCCCCCAGTAGAACCAGCCTCAAGAACGCCCTCAAGAACATGATGGGCCTGGACTCGGACAAGTGA
- the Pcp4l1 gene encoding Purkinje cell protein 4-like protein 1 isoform X2 gives MQLNTKTPPAANQASDPEEKGKAGSIKKAEEEEEIDIDLTAPETEKAALAIQGKFRRFQKRKKDSSS, from the exons CTTAACACAAAAACACCCCCAGCAGCCAACCAGGCATCTGACCCTGAGGAAAAAG GGAAGGCTGGCAGCATCAAGAAggcggaggaagaggaggagatcgACATCGACCTGACAGCTCCCGAGACAGAGAAGGCTGCCCTTGCAATTCAGGGCAAGTTCAGGCGattccagaaaaggaaaaaggattcCAGTTCCTGA
- the Pcp4l1 gene encoding Purkinje cell protein 4-like protein 1 isoform X3: protein MLNTKTPPAANQASDPEEKGKAGSIKKAEEEEEIDIDLTAPETEKAALAIQGKFRRFQKRKKDSSS, encoded by the exons CTTAACACAAAAACACCCCCAGCAGCCAACCAGGCATCTGACCCTGAGGAAAAAG GGAAGGCTGGCAGCATCAAGAAggcggaggaagaggaggagatcgACATCGACCTGACAGCTCCCGAGACAGAGAAGGCTGCCCTTGCAATTCAGGGCAAGTTCAGGCGattccagaaaaggaaaaaggattcCAGTTCCTGA
- the Pcp4l1 gene encoding Purkinje cell protein 4-like protein 1 isoform X1 encodes MSELNTKTPPAANQASDPEEKGKAGSIKKAEEEEEIDIDLTAPETEKAALAIQGKFRRFQKRKKDSSS; translated from the exons CTTAACACAAAAACACCCCCAGCAGCCAACCAGGCATCTGACCCTGAGGAAAAAG GGAAGGCTGGCAGCATCAAGAAggcggaggaagaggaggagatcgACATCGACCTGACAGCTCCCGAGACAGAGAAGGCTGCCCTTGCAATTCAGGGCAAGTTCAGGCGattccagaaaaggaaaaaggattcCAGTTCCTGA